A DNA window from Enterobacter asburiae contains the following coding sequences:
- a CDS encoding sulfate ABC transporter substrate-binding protein, with protein MNKWGVGLTLLLASTSVLAKDIQLLNVSYDPTRELYEQYNKAFAAHWKQETGDNVVVRQSHGGSGKQATSVINGIEADVVTLALAYDVDAIAERGRIDKNWIKRLPDNSAPYTSTIVFLVRKGNPKQIKDWNDLIKPGVSVITPNPKSSGGARWNYLGAWGYALHHNNGDQAKAQEFVKALYKNVEVLDSGARGATNTFVERGIGDVLIAWENEALLATHELGKDKFEIVTPSESILAEPTVSVVDKVVEKKDTKAVAEAYLKYLYSPEGQEIAAKNFYRPRDAAVAKKYEGEFPKLKLFTIDDVFGGWTKAQKEHFSNGGTFDQISQR; from the coding sequence ATGAATAAATGGGGCGTGGGTTTAACATTATTGCTGGCATCGACCAGCGTTCTGGCTAAGGATATCCAGTTACTGAACGTGTCATACGACCCGACGCGTGAACTGTACGAGCAATACAACAAAGCGTTTGCGGCACACTGGAAACAGGAAACCGGCGATAACGTGGTGGTTCGCCAGTCGCATGGCGGCTCCGGCAAGCAGGCGACGTCCGTGATAAACGGTATTGAAGCCGACGTGGTGACCCTGGCGCTGGCCTACGATGTCGACGCGATCGCCGAGCGCGGCCGCATCGACAAAAACTGGATCAAACGCCTGCCGGATAACTCCGCGCCCTACACCTCGACCATCGTCTTCCTGGTGCGTAAAGGAAACCCGAAACAAATTAAAGACTGGAACGACCTGATCAAACCGGGCGTTTCTGTGATTACCCCGAACCCGAAAAGCTCCGGCGGCGCTCGCTGGAACTACCTGGGCGCGTGGGGCTATGCACTGCATCACAACAATGGCGACCAGGCCAAAGCGCAGGAATTCGTGAAGGCGCTGTATAAAAACGTTGAGGTGCTGGACTCCGGCGCGCGTGGCGCCACCAACACCTTCGTCGAGCGCGGGATTGGCGACGTGCTGATCGCATGGGAAAACGAAGCCCTGCTGGCCACCCACGAGCTGGGCAAAGACAAATTTGAGATCGTGACCCCGAGCGAATCGATTCTGGCTGAGCCGACCGTCTCCGTGGTCGATAAAGTGGTTGAGAAGAAAGATACCAAAGCGGTGGCGGAAGCCTACCTGAAGTATCTGTACTCGCCAGAAGGCCAGGAAATTGCGGCGAAAAACTTCTATCGTCCACGCGATGCGGCGGTCGCCAAGAAATACGAAGGGGAGTTCCCAAAACTGAAGCTATTCACTATTGACGATGTGTTCGGCGGCTGGACCAAAGCGCAGAAAGAGCACTTCTCCAATGGCGGTACTTTCGACCAAATTAGCCAGCGCTAA
- the pfkA gene encoding 6-phosphofructokinase — protein MIKKIGVLTSGGDAPGMNAAIRGVVRAALTEGLEVFGVYDGYLGLYEDRMVQLDRYSVSDMINRGGTFLGSARFPEFRDEHVREVAIENMKKRGLDALVVIGGDGSYMGAKRLTEMGFPCIGLPGTIDNDIKGTDYTIGFFTALGTVVEAIDRLRDTSSSHQRISIVEVMGRYCGDLTLAAAIAGGCEFIVVPEVEFSREDLVAEIKAGIAKGKKHAIVAITEHICDVDELAKYIEAETKRETRATVLGHIQRGGSPGPYDRILASRMGAYAIDLLLQGHGGRCVGIQNEKLVHHDIIDAIENMKRPFKGDWLDCAKKLY, from the coding sequence ATGATTAAGAAAATCGGTGTGTTGACAAGCGGCGGTGATGCGCCGGGCATGAACGCGGCAATTCGTGGTGTTGTCCGTGCAGCGCTGACGGAAGGCCTGGAAGTTTTTGGCGTTTATGACGGTTATCTGGGCCTGTATGAAGATCGTATGGTTCAGCTCGACCGTTACAGCGTGTCTGACATGATCAACCGTGGCGGTACTTTCCTCGGCTCTGCACGCTTCCCGGAATTCCGTGATGAACACGTTCGTGAAGTGGCTATCGAAAACATGAAGAAACGCGGCCTGGACGCCCTGGTGGTTATCGGCGGTGACGGCTCCTACATGGGTGCAAAACGTCTGACCGAAATGGGCTTCCCGTGCATCGGTCTGCCGGGCACCATCGACAACGACATCAAAGGTACTGACTACACTATCGGCTTCTTTACTGCACTGGGTACCGTTGTTGAAGCGATTGACCGTCTGCGTGACACCTCTTCTTCTCACCAGCGTATCTCTATCGTTGAAGTGATGGGCCGTTACTGCGGCGACCTGACGCTGGCGGCAGCCATTGCGGGCGGTTGTGAATTTATCGTCGTGCCGGAAGTCGAATTTAGCCGTGAAGATCTGGTGGCTGAAATCAAAGCGGGCATCGCGAAGGGTAAAAAACACGCGATCGTGGCTATCACCGAGCACATCTGCGACGTTGACGAGCTGGCGAAGTACATCGAAGCCGAAACCAAACGCGAAACCCGCGCGACCGTACTGGGTCACATCCAGCGCGGCGGTTCCCCAGGCCCTTACGACCGTATTCTGGCGTCCCGTATGGGCGCGTACGCTATCGATCTGCTGCTGCAGGGTCACGGCGGCCGCTGCGTCGGTATTCAGAACGAAAAACTGGTTCACCACGACATCATCGACGCGATTGAAAACATGAAGCGTCCGTTCAAAGGTGACTGGCTGGACTGCGCGAAAAAACTGTACTGA
- the fieF gene encoding CDF family cation-efflux transporter FieF (FieF, a metal efflux transporter, is a member of the CDF (cation diffusion facilitator) family of transporters.), whose translation MNQSYGRLVSRAAIAATVMASSLLLIKIFAWWYTGSVSILAALVDSLMDIAASLTNLLVVRYSLQPADEEHTFGHGKAESLAALAQSMFISGSALFLFLTGIQHLVSPTPMNDPGVGVVVTIVALICTLVLVTFQRWVVRKTQSQAVRADMLHYQSDVMMNGAILIALGLAWYGWHRADALFALGIGIYILYSALRMGYEAVQSLLDRALPDSERNEIFSIVTSWPGVSGAHDLRTRQSGPTRFIQIHIEMEDNLPLVQAHVIAEQVEQAILQRFPGSDVIIHQDPCSVVPGHVGLS comes from the coding sequence ATGAATCAATCCTATGGAAGACTGGTAAGCCGGGCCGCCATTGCGGCGACCGTCATGGCCTCCAGCCTGTTACTGATTAAAATCTTTGCCTGGTGGTATACCGGCTCGGTCAGTATTCTGGCGGCGCTGGTGGATTCGCTGATGGACATTGCCGCCTCGTTGACCAACCTGCTGGTGGTGCGTTACTCGCTGCAGCCAGCGGATGAAGAGCACACATTTGGGCACGGCAAAGCGGAGTCGCTGGCCGCGCTGGCGCAAAGTATGTTCATTTCCGGCTCTGCGCTGTTCCTGTTTTTAACCGGCATTCAGCATCTCGTTTCGCCGACCCCGATGAACGATCCCGGCGTGGGCGTAGTTGTGACGATCGTTGCGCTTATATGCACACTTGTTCTGGTAACGTTCCAGCGCTGGGTTGTTCGCAAAACGCAAAGTCAGGCTGTACGGGCGGATATGCTTCATTATCAATCTGATGTTATGATGAATGGGGCTATTCTTATTGCGCTCGGTCTGGCCTGGTATGGCTGGCATCGCGCCGATGCGTTATTTGCGTTAGGGATTGGTATCTATATTTTATATAGCGCCCTGCGGATGGGGTATGAAGCGGTGCAATCACTGCTTGACCGCGCCCTCCCGGACTCAGAACGTAATGAAATTTTTTCTATCGTGACCTCCTGGCCCGGCGTCAGCGGTGCACACGATCTTCGAACGCGGCAGTCAGGGCCGACCCGCTTTATTCAGATTCATATTGAAATGGAAGACAACCTGCCACTGGTTCAGGCTCACGTTATTGCTGAGCAGGTCGAGCAGGCGATTTTGCAGCGTTTTCCTGGTTCAGACGTCATCATTCACCAGGATCCCTGCTCGGTTGTACCCGGTCATGTTGGGCTTTCGTAA